The following proteins are encoded in a genomic region of Roseobacter fucihabitans:
- a CDS encoding IS3 family transposase (programmed frameshift), with amino-acid sequence MAPRYTDEFRLDAVRIATTSGLTRPQAAADLGVGLSTLNKWVQKHQHDNLMSGPHEDVEKENERLRKEVRLLREEREVLKKAGNLLCRPKSVRFAFIDAWKEEWPVEFLCRVMQVTSRGFRAWRSRPMSQRQRDDMVILAHIREQHRLSLQSYGGPRMTEELQELGLQVGHRRVGRLMRENSIKIIRTQKYKVTTDSNHAFNIAPNLLGQDFFADGPNQKWADDISYIWTSEGWLYLAVILDLYSRRVIGWAVSNRMKRDLAIRALDMAVALRQPPKGCMHHTDRGSQYCSGDYQKRLSKHGFQVSMSGKGNCYDNSMVETFFKSLRAELIWRNRWETRRKAEGAIFQYINGFYNPRRRHSSLGGKSPLAFERKAA; translated from the exons ATGGCACCGAGATACACAGACGAGTTTCGTCTTGATGCAGTACGCATCGCAACGACCAGTGGGCTGACACGACCGCAAGCGGCAGCGGATTTAGGAGTTGGGCTTTCGACGTTGAACAAGTGGGTTCAAAAGCATCAGCATGACAACCTGATGTCGGGTCCTCACGAGGATGTCGAGAAAGAGAACGAACGCCTTCGCAAGGAAGTTCGGTTGCTTCGCGAGGAGAGGGAAGTGTTAAAAAAAGCGG GCAATCTTCTTTGCAGGCCAAAGTCGGTGAGGTTCGCCTTTATCGACGCCTGGAAAGAAGAATGGCCTGTCGAATTTCTTTGCCGCGTCATGCAGGTTACGTCGCGAGGATTTCGCGCGTGGCGAAGCCGCCCGATGAGCCAGCGACAGCGCGACGATATGGTGATCCTGGCGCATATCCGCGAACAGCACCGCTTAAGCCTGCAAAGCTATGGCGGGCCTCGCATGACCGAAGAACTGCAAGAACTGGGTCTGCAAGTTGGGCACCGGCGCGTGGGCCGCTTAATGCGGGAGAATAGCATCAAAATCATCAGGACCCAGAAATACAAGGTTACGACCGACAGCAATCATGCGTTTAACATCGCCCCTAACTTGCTGGGCCAGGACTTCTTTGCAGATGGTCCAAACCAAAAGTGGGCCGATGACATTTCCTACATCTGGACCAGTGAGGGCTGGTTGTATCTGGCAGTGATCCTTGATTTGTATTCCCGTCGTGTCATCGGTTGGGCGGTTAGCAATCGTATGAAGCGGGATCTGGCGATCCGAGCATTGGATATGGCTGTGGCACTGCGGCAACCGCCGAAGGGCTGCATGCATCATACGGATCGCGGGTCGCAATATTGTTCAGGCGACTATCAGAAACGGCTGTCTAAACACGGCTTCCAAGTTTCGATGAGCGGTAAGGGAAACTGCTACGACAATTCCATGGTTGAAACGTTCTTCAAATCACTCAGGGCAGAGCTGATTTGGCGCAACCGCTGGGAAACCAGGCGTAAAGCCGAAGGGGCGATTTTCCAGTATATCAATGGGTTCTACAATCCACGACGGCGGCACTCGTCATTAGGTGGCAAAAGCCCCTTGGCCTTCGAACGAAAGGCTGCCTAA
- a CDS encoding DNA polymerase Y family protein, translated as MERQGSALSDDIPLVLAREGQHGPVIHAANRTARHLRIATGSRVVDMKAICPELQIEYADQSGDRAALDRLVLWARRWCPWTVRDGDNGLILDTTGSAHLFGGEAAMLVEMETQLSLLGLTSRMAMAPTWGAAWALARFGPVRPICAADETAIKLGALPVSGLRLDGDTLLLLQRLGLKTIGAVMDVPRLSLTRRFVKATLTANPLMRLDQALGKLAEPVASVDTKPQFSVQSRLAEPIFDPTPYLPELCEKLCDALEQAGMGCRRLHLTVYRTDGDVSHVDVATSAITRDPVHLHSLFRDKVERINPGFGFDLITLTASDVEQVQVAQTHLDGGVDDDLHLTLLVDRLTAKFGARAVSCPVLRESHVPERAEVRIAALAGHTQTAAVTTKERPIRLLDQPEEIGVLYAVPEGPPAQFVWRRQTHRVARYSGPERIAPEWWHDRPGTRLRDYFKVEDQAGRRLWLYREGLHEDGRGGDPRWFVHGMFA; from the coding sequence ATGGAACGTCAGGGCAGCGCGCTATCGGATGATATACCATTAGTCTTGGCGCGCGAGGGACAGCACGGGCCAGTGATCCATGCGGCCAATCGTACGGCACGGCATTTGCGCATTGCGACTGGATCGCGCGTTGTCGATATGAAGGCGATTTGCCCTGAATTACAGATTGAATATGCCGACCAGTCTGGTGACAGGGCTGCGCTGGACCGCCTTGTGCTTTGGGCGCGGCGCTGGTGCCCTTGGACAGTGCGTGACGGTGATAACGGTTTGATTTTAGATACGACAGGATCGGCACATCTGTTCGGTGGAGAGGCGGCGATGTTGGTCGAGATGGAAACGCAATTGTCTTTGCTTGGCCTCACATCGCGCATGGCCATGGCCCCGACATGGGGGGCTGCATGGGCATTAGCGCGTTTCGGTCCTGTGCGGCCGATATGTGCGGCGGATGAAACGGCGATAAAGCTGGGGGCGTTGCCTGTTTCAGGGCTACGGTTGGACGGTGATACTTTGCTACTTTTGCAGCGTTTGGGGCTCAAAACCATTGGTGCGGTGATGGATGTGCCGCGTCTGTCGCTGACGCGTCGGTTTGTGAAAGCGACGCTGACTGCCAACCCGCTGATGCGGTTGGATCAGGCCTTGGGCAAACTGGCCGAACCTGTTGCCAGCGTTGATACCAAACCACAATTTTCAGTGCAAAGCCGTTTGGCCGAACCGATCTTTGATCCGACGCCTTATTTGCCCGAACTCTGCGAGAAATTATGCGACGCTTTAGAACAGGCGGGCATGGGATGTCGGCGTCTGCACCTCACTGTATATCGCACGGATGGCGATGTCAGTCATGTCGATGTGGCGACGTCTGCCATCACGCGCGACCCTGTGCATCTGCATAGTCTGTTTCGCGATAAGGTGGAGCGGATCAATCCCGGCTTTGGGTTTGACCTGATCACATTAACTGCCAGTGATGTGGAACAGGTGCAGGTTGCTCAGACCCACTTGGATGGTGGGGTAGACGATGATTTGCATCTCACGTTGTTGGTGGACCGGCTGACGGCAAAGTTTGGTGCGCGTGCTGTGTCATGCCCTGTCTTGCGTGAAAGTCATGTGCCGGAACGGGCCGAGGTCCGCATTGCCGCACTTGCGGGACATACACAAACGGCTGCGGTCACGACGAAAGAACGCCCCATCCGCCTGCTGGATCAACCCGAAGAAATCGGTGTGCTTTATGCCGTCCCCGAAGGCCCGCCCGCACAGTTTGTTTGGCGTAGACAAACGCACCGTGTGGCCCGCTATTCAGGACCGGAACGCATTGCCCCTGAATGGTGGCACGACCGCCCCGGCACGCGCTTGCGCGATTATTTCAAGGTCGAGGATCAGGCAGGGCGGCGTTTGTGGCTATATCGCGAAGGCCTGCACGAAGACGGGCGTGGCGGTGATCCGCGCTGGTTTGTGCACGGGATGTTTGCGTAA
- a CDS encoding NADP-dependent oxidoreductase, giving the protein MKAAIFRDYDTEIEIADIDAPTLSDDSVLINVHAASINPIDYILQSGAMKDNIPLEFPHVMGFDVAGEITEIGKDVTGFDVGDAVYARANQQDAGAIAQVARVKASELALKPSNISHAEAASVPLAGLTAWQALIAKAQMKEGDKVLIHAGSGGVGTLAIQIAKHFGAHVATTCSARNVDLVRKLGADVVIDYKKQTFENELSDYDIVFDMVGGETLNRSFKVLKKGGTLVSIKGQDTDNLAPDHDVRFEWFFMEPDGAMLADLGKLIENGHVKTVIDSTYKMEDVVAAYESLKDGHAVGKIVVTIP; this is encoded by the coding sequence ATGAAAGCCGCTATTTTCCGTGACTACGACACCGAAATCGAAATCGCTGACATTGATGCTCCTACACTGAGTGACGATTCAGTCCTCATCAACGTGCATGCTGCAAGCATCAACCCAATCGACTACATCCTGCAATCAGGCGCGATGAAAGATAACATCCCGTTGGAATTCCCCCATGTCATGGGCTTTGACGTAGCGGGTGAAATTACTGAGATCGGTAAAGATGTGACTGGCTTTGACGTTGGCGATGCGGTCTATGCCCGTGCCAACCAGCAAGATGCAGGCGCCATCGCGCAAGTCGCGCGGGTAAAAGCAAGTGAGTTGGCGCTGAAACCCAGTAACATTAGTCACGCAGAAGCTGCATCGGTTCCGTTGGCGGGCCTCACGGCTTGGCAGGCGCTTATTGCCAAAGCGCAGATGAAAGAAGGCGATAAGGTTCTGATCCATGCTGGATCGGGCGGTGTCGGCACCTTGGCAATTCAGATCGCGAAACATTTCGGCGCACATGTCGCGACCACATGCAGCGCGCGCAACGTTGATCTTGTTCGTAAGCTTGGGGCAGATGTCGTGATAGACTACAAAAAGCAAACCTTTGAAAACGAATTGTCAGACTATGATATCGTGTTTGATATGGTAGGGGGCGAAACGCTCAACCGGTCGTTCAAAGTTCTCAAAAAAGGCGGCACGCTGGTGTCAATCAAAGGGCAAGATACCGATAATCTTGCGCCGGACCACGACGTGCGGTTCGAGTGGTTCTTTATGGAACCCGACGGTGCGATGTTGGCTGACCTTGGCAAGTTGATCGAAAATGGTCACGTCAAAACCGTGATTGATAGCACCTACAAGATGGAGGATGTAGTCGCCGCGTACGAGTCCCTGAAAGACGGTCACGCAGTCGGAAAAATCGTCGTCACCATTCCATAG
- a CDS encoding site-specific integrase translates to MTHEKMTPLRERMMEDMRIHGMGDKAQKAHIRAIKHFSGFLGRSPDTATPDDLRAYQLHMTDTEVTPPTFNARIMALRFLFGTTCNREDMKKYMQFRTQPRRLPTVLSIEDVSELLAAAPGPGLKYRAALSISYGAGLRASEVCNLKVSDIDSDRMLIHVDEGKGRKDRKVMLSPDLLDLLRDYWCEARPEGWLFPGKPKINPVTSRQLGRAFNSAKHLVGISKPATLHTLRHSFATHLMEAGTDVRVIQVLLGHAKLSTTARYTHVATKTIRDTPSPFEALKRLNVQTRKRRRE, encoded by the coding sequence ATGACACATGAGAAGATGACCCCGCTTCGGGAGCGGATGATGGAAGACATGCGCATCCACGGGATGGGCGACAAGGCTCAGAAGGCGCACATTCGGGCGATCAAACACTTTTCTGGTTTTCTTGGGCGCTCGCCCGATACCGCCACGCCAGATGATCTTCGGGCGTATCAGTTGCATATGACCGATACGGAAGTGACACCGCCCACATTCAACGCGCGGATCATGGCGCTGCGGTTCCTGTTCGGTACAACCTGCAACCGTGAAGACATGAAGAAGTACATGCAGTTCCGCACGCAGCCACGCAGGCTGCCAACAGTGCTGAGTATCGAAGATGTTTCGGAGCTTCTTGCTGCGGCACCCGGCCCGGGTCTGAAGTATCGGGCGGCGCTAAGTATTTCCTATGGTGCGGGTCTGCGGGCATCTGAGGTTTGCAATCTCAAGGTCAGCGATATCGATAGTGACCGGATGTTAATCCATGTCGATGAAGGCAAGGGGCGCAAGGACCGCAAGGTCATGCTGTCACCCGATCTCTTGGACTTGTTGCGTGACTATTGGTGCGAAGCGCGCCCCGAGGGATGGCTCTTTCCGGGCAAGCCGAAGATCAATCCGGTCACGTCGAGGCAATTGGGTCGGGCGTTCAACTCGGCCAAACATCTGGTTGGTATTTCAAAGCCAGCCACGCTGCATACCTTGCGGCACAGCTTTGCCACCCATCTTATGGAGGCTGGAACGGATGTGCGGGTGATTCAGGTCTTACTGGGTCACGCCAAGCTGAGCACGACAGCGCGTTATACCCATGTTGCGACTAAAACAATCCGGGATACGCCCAGCCCGTTTGAAGCTCTCAAAAGGCTGAACGTACAGACCCGCAAGCGCAGACGGGAATAA
- a CDS encoding error-prone DNA polymerase yields MPEMDNRHPRRTIEDDGFTPNLPSDFVELGVSTCFSFLRGASDAVDLATTANNLGYDKLGCADLNTMAGVVRLHAEAHKACVHPVIGCRLQLVTGEAFLAYPRNRAAYGRLCTLLSKGKMEATDGSWQIKGACDITLDDLAQYSADVQLIVLPGLDLDHFCAGLRRLTRALPTLRHIAANHLYRGDDRARINRLDGLAKAHGLSILATNDVHYHAPERRPLQDVMTCILHKTTIQKAGFLLEANAERHLKSPAQMKTLFAQWPHAIRATRAVADACDFDLRELSYEYPRETVPQGYTPQAYLEQQTWKGAAWRYPDGIPDGVTKVLRKELALIGKMDLAQYFLTIQNVVDFARHDCKPPILCQGRGSAANSAVCYVLGITAVDPATNDLLFERFISEERKEPPDIDVDFEHERREEVIQHIYDKYGRDRAALCATVIHYRPRMAVREVGKVMGLSEDITTALSKTIWGSWGREVGAREAKEAGIDLKDSLMARTIKIADQMIGMPRHLGQHVGGFILTENPLTQTVPIGNGAMPERSFIEWDKDDIAELRILKVDVLALGMLTCIRKAFDMVEAYYGRKLTLANIEEGDNATYDMLCKGDSLGVFQVESRAQMNMLPRLKPREFYDLVIQVAIVRPGPIQGDMVHPYLRRRSGKEAEGYPSPAPPHDPDELRKVLKRTKGVPIFQEQAMKVAMVAAEFSPDEANQLRKAMATFRSRGTIGLLEEKMVGRMIKRGYDPEFANRCFHQIKGFGDYGFPESHAASFAHLVYVSSWIKCHYPDVFCAALLNAQPMGFYAPAQIVRDAREHNIIVRGPDVNYSDWDSTLEPIERGVFAVRLGLRQVDGVRQDMAQRIIDARQNPFSDLVDLKQRARLDAGTMRKLAAADAVRSMQLDRRQALWDARALRDAPDLPLFQKSQDEGYEVQFDLPKMPMCEHVVADYQTTRLSLKAHPMSFLRTSMAKQGYATTVSLNDMRNGQTVKLAGVVLIRQRPGSAKGVCFITIEDETGVANLVVWPKVMEAFRKVIMQSRIIDVRGTMQRSDDVIHVVAHHLTDRSDALMRLSNDAMEPPLARADEVKRAIPNGTQGHPRNVRVIPKSRDFH; encoded by the coding sequence ATGCCCGAAATGGATAACCGGCACCCAAGGCGCACGATTGAGGATGATGGCTTCACACCCAACCTCCCCAGCGATTTTGTTGAACTGGGTGTCAGTACCTGTTTTTCCTTTCTGCGCGGGGCATCTGATGCTGTGGATTTGGCCACAACCGCAAACAATCTTGGCTATGATAAGCTTGGCTGCGCTGATCTGAACACAATGGCAGGTGTGGTCCGTTTGCATGCCGAGGCGCATAAAGCTTGCGTACATCCGGTCATTGGGTGCCGTTTGCAATTGGTCACGGGTGAGGCATTTCTTGCCTACCCCCGCAACCGCGCCGCCTATGGGCGGCTGTGCACGTTGTTATCCAAGGGTAAAATGGAGGCGACCGACGGATCATGGCAGATCAAAGGGGCCTGTGACATCACGTTGGATGATCTGGCACAGTATAGTGCAGATGTGCAGTTGATCGTTTTGCCCGGTCTGGACCTTGATCATTTCTGCGCGGGCCTGCGCCGCCTGACACGCGCATTACCCACCCTAAGGCATATCGCCGCTAACCACCTCTACCGCGGCGATGACCGCGCCCGCATTAACCGTCTTGACGGTTTGGCTAAGGCGCATGGGTTGTCTATTTTGGCAACGAATGACGTGCATTATCATGCCCCGGAACGACGCCCCTTACAGGATGTGATGACCTGTATCCTACATAAGACGACGATCCAAAAGGCGGGTTTTTTGCTAGAAGCAAATGCCGAACGGCACCTAAAATCACCTGCACAGATGAAGACGCTATTTGCGCAATGGCCCCATGCGATCCGCGCAACACGGGCGGTCGCAGATGCGTGCGATTTTGATCTGCGCGAACTCTCATATGAATACCCGCGAGAAACTGTGCCGCAGGGGTACACCCCACAAGCATATTTGGAACAACAGACATGGAAAGGCGCTGCATGGCGTTATCCGGATGGCATTCCTGATGGTGTTACCAAGGTGTTGCGCAAGGAACTGGCTCTGATTGGGAAAATGGACCTCGCCCAGTATTTTCTAACGATCCAGAACGTCGTGGATTTCGCCCGCCATGATTGTAAGCCGCCGATCCTGTGCCAAGGGCGGGGGTCTGCTGCGAACTCTGCTGTTTGTTACGTTTTAGGCATTACCGCGGTTGATCCGGCCACCAATGATCTGCTGTTTGAACGGTTCATTTCCGAGGAACGCAAAGAACCGCCCGATATCGACGTCGATTTTGAACATGAACGCCGCGAAGAGGTGATCCAGCATATCTATGACAAATACGGGCGTGACCGCGCGGCCCTTTGCGCCACTGTCATCCACTATCGTCCCCGCATGGCTGTGCGCGAGGTCGGCAAAGTCATGGGGCTGTCTGAGGACATCACGACCGCCTTGTCCAAAACGATCTGGGGGTCATGGGGTCGTGAAGTCGGTGCACGCGAAGCGAAAGAAGCTGGTATTGACCTGAAAGATTCACTGATGGCGCGTACGATCAAGATCGCTGATCAAATGATCGGTATGCCACGCCACTTGGGCCAGCATGTCGGGGGCTTTATCTTGACCGAAAACCCGCTGACGCAGACTGTGCCTATTGGAAACGGTGCAATGCCTGAACGCAGTTTTATCGAATGGGACAAAGACGATATCGCCGAATTGCGCATCCTCAAGGTCGATGTGCTGGCACTTGGCATGCTAACTTGTATCCGTAAAGCGTTCGATATGGTCGAAGCGTATTACGGACGAAAACTGACGCTTGCGAATATCGAAGAGGGTGACAACGCCACCTATGACATGCTGTGCAAGGGCGACAGTCTGGGTGTGTTTCAGGTCGAAAGCCGCGCACAAATGAACATGTTGCCGCGCCTGAAACCACGCGAATTCTATGATTTGGTGATTCAAGTCGCCATCGTCCGCCCCGGTCCGATCCAAGGAGATATGGTGCATCCCTATCTGCGCCGACGCAGCGGGAAAGAGGCTGAAGGCTATCCGTCGCCAGCACCGCCCCACGACCCTGATGAATTACGCAAAGTCCTCAAACGCACCAAAGGCGTGCCGATTTTTCAAGAACAGGCGATGAAAGTCGCCATGGTCGCGGCAGAGTTTTCCCCTGATGAGGCCAACCAACTGCGCAAAGCCATGGCCACATTCCGGTCACGCGGCACGATTGGACTGCTTGAGGAAAAGATGGTCGGACGCATGATCAAGCGTGGCTATGATCCTGAATTCGCCAATCGTTGTTTTCACCAGATTAAAGGCTTTGGTGATTATGGATTTCCCGAAAGTCACGCGGCGAGTTTTGCGCATCTGGTGTACGTCTCAAGCTGGATCAAATGCCATTATCCGGATGTATTCTGTGCCGCCTTGCTGAATGCGCAACCAATGGGGTTTTACGCCCCGGCCCAGATTGTACGTGACGCGCGCGAACACAACATTATCGTGCGCGGGCCAGATGTGAATTACAGCGATTGGGACAGCACATTGGAACCTATAGAACGTGGCGTTTTTGCTGTGCGGCTTGGATTGCGGCAAGTCGATGGTGTGCGTCAAGACATGGCACAACGGATCATAGATGCGCGACAAAACCCATTCTCTGATCTGGTTGATTTGAAACAGCGGGCGCGGCTTGATGCGGGAACAATGCGTAAACTGGCGGCGGCCGATGCCGTGCGGTCAATGCAATTGGACCGGCGTCAGGCGCTATGGGACGCGCGGGCATTGCGCGATGCACCAGACCTGCCCCTGTTCCAAAAAAGTCAGGATGAAGGGTATGAGGTCCAGTTTGATTTGCCCAAGATGCCCATGTGCGAACATGTAGTCGCCGATTACCAAACGACGCGCCTATCCCTCAAAGCGCATCCAATGTCATTTCTACGCACCAGCATGGCAAAACAAGGCTATGCCACAACCGTATCACTAAACGATATGCGCAACGGTCAAACCGTAAAATTGGCTGGGGTCGTCCTCATCCGCCAACGCCCCGGTAGCGCCAAAGGCGTGTGTTTTATCACGATTGAGGATGAAACAGGCGTCGCTAACCTTGTCGTCTGGCCAAAGGTGATGGAAGCGTTTCGTAAAGTGATCATGCAGTCGCGGATCATTGATGTACGCGGCACTATGCAACGCTCGGATGATGTTATTCATGTCGTTGCTCATCATTTAACAGACCGGAGCGATGCACTTATGCGGTTATCAAATGACGCGATGGAGCCACCACTTGCCCGCGCAGACGAAGTAAAGAGGGCAATTCCGAATGGCACCCAGGGCCACCCACGTAACGTGCGGGTCATCCCAAAGTCGCGGGATTTTCATTAA
- a CDS encoding IS91 family transposase: MPRPELEIADIFRKFGPAWRQVNKGHVNLSQLKVMSSIEACRTEALGGHVAACTKCNHMHIAYNSCKNRHCPKCQSPAARDWMEARAEDLLPVEYFHVVFTLPAQIARIAYWNKKAVYGLLFKASAQTVMTIAADPKRLGARVGMTSVLHTWGSALTHHPHVHMIVPGGGLSSDGKRWIACKPGFFLHVRVLSRLFRRLFIEGLLALHRAGELSFFGDLNGLSDPQAFAAYLAPLRKTKWVVYAKPPFGGPEAVLAYLSRYTHRIAISNSRLISADANTVAFRWKDYRFKSGDGRSVMHLSTSEFIRRFLIHVLPDRFHRIRHYGLLASSTRKANIAKARTLLGAQTAKQDDPPVAEVIPLTLRDPCPGCGGKMRIIETFRRGQRPQSRAPPRKAAA; encoded by the coding sequence GTGCCCCGGCCAGAACTGGAGATTGCGGATATTTTCCGAAAGTTTGGTCCTGCGTGGCGGCAGGTCAATAAGGGCCATGTCAACCTGTCCCAGCTCAAAGTGATGTCCTCAATCGAAGCCTGCCGAACTGAGGCGCTCGGCGGGCATGTGGCGGCCTGTACCAAATGCAACCACATGCACATTGCGTACAATAGCTGCAAGAACCGGCACTGTCCCAAGTGCCAGAGTCCGGCCGCGCGCGACTGGATGGAAGCGCGCGCCGAGGATCTGCTGCCCGTGGAATATTTCCATGTCGTCTTCACGTTGCCTGCGCAGATCGCTCGTATCGCCTACTGGAACAAGAAGGCCGTCTATGGCCTACTGTTCAAAGCGTCTGCGCAAACGGTGATGACAATTGCAGCCGATCCCAAACGGCTCGGCGCGCGGGTTGGCATGACCAGCGTCCTTCATACGTGGGGGTCGGCACTTACGCACCATCCCCATGTCCACATGATTGTCCCAGGCGGCGGTCTGTCGTCAGATGGCAAGAGATGGATCGCTTGCAAGCCGGGGTTCTTTCTACATGTGCGGGTGTTGTCACGACTGTTCCGGCGGCTGTTTATCGAAGGGCTGCTTGCCCTGCACCGCGCAGGTGAACTGTCCTTCTTCGGCGATCTGAACGGGCTGTCGGACCCACAGGCCTTCGCCGCATATCTCGCCCCACTGCGCAAAACCAAATGGGTGGTCTATGCCAAACCGCCATTCGGCGGGCCCGAAGCCGTGCTCGCCTATCTCAGCCGCTACACGCACCGCATCGCCATCTCAAACAGCCGTTTGATCAGTGCCGATGCCAACACCGTTGCGTTCCGATGGAAAGATTATCGCTTCAAATCTGGTGACGGGCGATCCGTCATGCACCTTTCCACATCAGAGTTCATCCGCCGCTTTCTGATCCATGTGCTACCGGACCGGTTCCACCGCATCCGCCATTATGGCCTGCTCGCCAGTTCGACCCGTAAGGCTAACATCGCAAAAGCTCGGACCTTACTTGGCGCACAAACCGCCAAACAGGATGACCCACCAGTCGCCGAGGTCATCCCGCTCACACTGCGAGACCCATGCCCCGGCTGCGGCGGGAAAATGCGCATCATCGAGACCTTCCGGCGGGGCCAAAGACCACAATCCCGCGCACCACCCAGAAAGGCCGCAGCATGA
- a CDS encoding NAD-dependent succinate-semialdehyde dehydrogenase produces the protein MTHISTTNPATEETIATYDVMTSDVAFDKIEKCHEAFLEWRTKSHADRAPYLRKIAAALRDNADAFATLMTEETGKLLRDGQTEVKLCAQIFEYTAEHGPEILADEDRKHSGGEKRGMITYAPIGVIYSIQPWNFPVYQPVRVLASNLMAGNGVILKHASICTGSGLMLRDVCMKAGLPEGLFDVVIVDHDTSDAMIENKLVRGVTMTGSDGGGRHIGQVATKNLKKSVLELGSNDAYLVLEDADIELAVKTCVQGRLYNNSETCVSAKRFVVTEAVYDAFTSAFVEQMKAIRLGDPTAEDTQLGPLSSAEQFDTISEQVSKSVEGGAEVLCGGSAPDRTGYYYPATVLANCQPGTPAYDDEIFGPVAAIIKAKDDADAMRIANDSRYGLGGGIFSKDEDKALQLARDHFDTGMVRINSFGAADPNMPFGGVKDSGFGREHGGFGMKEFVNTKAIYLP, from the coding sequence ATGACACATATATCGACAACCAACCCCGCAACCGAAGAAACAATCGCAACCTATGATGTCATGACGTCAGACGTTGCTTTCGACAAAATCGAAAAATGTCATGAGGCGTTTCTTGAGTGGCGAACCAAAAGCCATGCCGACCGTGCACCCTATCTGCGCAAGATCGCCGCAGCGCTGCGCGACAATGCGGATGCCTTTGCGACCTTGATGACAGAAGAAACCGGCAAGCTGCTGCGTGACGGTCAGACCGAAGTCAAACTTTGCGCACAGATATTTGAATATACAGCTGAACATGGTCCAGAAATTCTGGCCGATGAGGATCGCAAACACAGCGGTGGCGAAAAGCGTGGTATGATCACCTACGCGCCGATCGGTGTCATTTACAGCATCCAACCATGGAATTTTCCGGTCTACCAACCAGTGCGCGTGCTCGCGTCAAATCTGATGGCTGGCAATGGTGTAATCCTCAAGCATGCCTCAATCTGTACAGGCAGTGGCCTCATGCTGCGCGACGTTTGTATGAAAGCCGGGCTGCCAGAAGGATTGTTCGACGTTGTCATTGTGGATCACGATACGTCTGACGCAATGATCGAAAACAAGCTTGTGCGTGGCGTCACCATGACCGGCAGTGATGGCGGCGGGCGGCATATTGGTCAGGTCGCCACGAAAAACCTGAAGAAGTCCGTTCTAGAGCTGGGATCGAATGACGCCTATCTGGTGCTCGAAGACGCAGACATTGAACTGGCTGTGAAAACTTGCGTCCAAGGCCGATTGTATAACAACAGTGAAACATGCGTGTCAGCCAAACGCTTCGTCGTGACAGAAGCGGTCTATGACGCATTCACCAGCGCCTTTGTCGAACAGATGAAGGCCATTCGCCTGGGTGACCCGACAGCCGAAGACACCCAGCTTGGCCCGCTGTCCAGCGCTGAGCAGTTTGATACAATATCTGAACAAGTCAGCAAAAGCGTCGAAGGTGGCGCAGAGGTGCTGTGTGGCGGTTCCGCACCGGACCGCACCGGTTACTATTATCCAGCAACCGTGCTCGCAAATTGCCAACCGGGTACACCAGCCTATGACGACGAAATCTTCGGTCCAGTCGCCGCAATCATCAAGGCAAAAGACGACGCGGACGCAATGCGCATCGCAAACGATAGTCGGTACGGACTAGGCGGCGGTATCTTTAGCAAGGACGAAGACAAAGCACTGCAGCTGGCCCGAGACCACTTTGATACCGGCATGGTCCGTATCAATTCGTTTGGGGCTGCTGATCCGAACATGCCGTTCGGTGGCGTGAAAGATTCCGGCTTTGGGCGCGAACACGGCGGCTTTGGCATGAAGGAATTTGTCAATACCAAAGCGATCTACCTGCCCTAA
- a CDS encoding DUF3768 domain-containing protein, with product MTTSARPQTEGPDITAIAAQNDAFRKLACLGIAPDQPIAGRMHVTRSLAEAEDGFMAEAVKATGEFDTFEPENDPDGCHDFGAVDIRGQKVFWKIDLYEADSDFRYGAETPDNPGTTMRVLTIMMASDW from the coding sequence ATGACCACTTCCGCACGCCCTCAAACCGAAGGCCCCGACATCACAGCAATCGCTGCTCAGAATGATGCCTTCCGCAAACTTGCCTGCCTTGGCATTGCACCAGATCAGCCCATTGCAGGCCGTATGCATGTCACACGGTCTCTTGCTGAAGCCGAGGATGGCTTCATGGCTGAGGCGGTCAAAGCAACAGGTGAGTTCGACACCTTTGAACCCGAGAATGATCCTGACGGATGCCACGACTTCGGGGCCGTCGATATCAGGGGGCAAAAGGTCTTTTGGAAGATCGATCTTTATGAGGCGGATAGCGATTTCCGCTACGGTGCTGAAACCCCTGACAATCCCGGAACCACCATGCGCGTGCTCACCATCATGATGGCATCTGACTGGTAG